In Alkalihalobacterium alkalinitrilicum, a genomic segment contains:
- the sirA gene encoding sporulation inhibitor of replication protein SirA, with amino-acid sequence MRKYDIYLINGDVSQHYFGQESKLFHLFLDEIRAADENKAIIKKQIKYISNPIPVVELQHRLLSSFKHRTDYFFFDHTHRLQISEPFSKAQMFIFPDYIHLVSEGSYEAETMFFEVMRKLSPSFFALDVSTYRYGWLNPIKQVKLV; translated from the coding sequence ATGAGAAAATATGATATCTACCTAATTAATGGAGACGTTTCCCAACATTACTTTGGACAAGAGTCAAAATTATTTCATTTATTCTTAGATGAAATTAGAGCAGCAGATGAAAATAAGGCGATTATCAAAAAACAAATTAAATATATTTCAAATCCGATTCCAGTGGTTGAATTACAACATCGACTTCTATCCTCTTTTAAACATCGTACGGATTATTTCTTTTTTGACCATACTCATCGATTGCAAATTAGTGAACCTTTTAGTAAGGCACAAATGTTTATTTTTCCTGACTATATTCATTTAGTTAGCGAAGGATCCTATGAGGCGGAGACCATGTTTTTTGAAGTGATGAGAAAATTAAGTCCTTCATTTTTTGCTTTAGATGTTTCAACTTATCGTTATGGGTGGTTAAATCCCATTAAACAAGTAAAACTCGTATAA
- a CDS encoding YneF family protein: MWINILVGTLCLIGGIAIGFFIARKTMMNYLKKNPPINEQMLRVMMMQMGQNPSQKKINQMMKAMQKQTSK; this comes from the coding sequence ATGTGGATTAATATCCTAGTAGGTACATTGTGCCTAATTGGTGGAATTGCGATTGGCTTTTTTATTGCCCGTAAAACAATGATGAACTATTTGAAAAAAAACCCACCTATTAATGAACAAATGCTACGTGTTATGATGATGCAAATGGGGCAAAATCCATCACAAAAGAAAATTAATCAAATGATGAAGGCGATGCAAAAGCAAACGTCTAAATAA
- a CDS encoding ABC transporter transmembrane domain-containing protein, whose product MKVFIDLWWYFKKEKGRYGLGILTLMVVSFLTLLPPYIVGIIVDHIEQKTLTREVLMQWGLILLLIGIATYILRYIWRIMIFGASIRLARLLRNQLYEHFTNMSRKFYQKRRTGDLMAHSTNDIKAIEQTAGAGVLTLVDSLTMGGFVIITMAATISWKLTLICLIPMPFMALSTSYYGSLLHKRFAGAQAAFSELNDKVQESMTGIRVTKAFGHEEADVESFKTKSNQVVEKNVAVAKVDALFDPTISLIVGISYFLAVVFGAKYVITDDMTIGQLTSFTIYLGLLIWPMLAFGWLFNIVERGRASYGRVSSILSEQIEISDSDAKYNQMPAGNISYDINSFKYSEDDKNVLKDIHFSIKKGQTLGIVGKTGSGKTTMLKLLMREFDVTNGEVRLDNRSVKDYEFDALRTAIGYVPQDHFLFSATIADNIAFAKPTASIQEIIDVSKLASIHDDIVRFPDGYETIVGERGVTLSGGQKQRISIARALILDPEMLILDDSLSAVDAKTEEQILHSLRHERKNKTTIITAHRLSAIKHADLILVLDKGKIMERGNHKELMVQNGWYRKMYEHQQLETLVQQGGDNHAT is encoded by the coding sequence ATGAAGGTCTTTATTGATTTATGGTGGTATTTTAAGAAAGAAAAGGGTCGTTATGGATTAGGAATTCTAACTTTAATGGTTGTATCGTTTTTAACGTTATTACCACCTTATATTGTTGGTATTATTGTCGATCATATTGAACAAAAGACGTTGACTAGAGAAGTCTTGATGCAATGGGGGCTCATCTTACTCCTAATCGGTATAGCTACATATATATTAAGGTATATTTGGAGAATTATGATTTTTGGTGCTTCCATTAGGTTGGCTCGGTTGTTACGTAATCAATTATACGAGCATTTCACAAATATGTCGCGCAAGTTCTATCAAAAGCGTCGGACAGGTGATTTAATGGCGCACTCGACGAATGATATTAAGGCGATTGAACAAACAGCAGGAGCAGGTGTACTCACTTTAGTCGACTCTTTAACTATGGGTGGATTTGTTATTATTACAATGGCTGCTACTATTAGTTGGAAATTAACGCTCATTTGCCTAATTCCAATGCCTTTTATGGCATTATCCACGAGTTATTACGGCTCTTTATTACACAAACGGTTTGCAGGGGCACAAGCAGCATTTTCGGAACTTAATGATAAAGTGCAAGAAAGTATGACGGGCATTCGTGTAACGAAAGCATTCGGCCATGAAGAAGCGGATGTAGAGTCATTTAAGACAAAATCTAACCAAGTTGTAGAAAAGAATGTCGCTGTCGCAAAAGTCGATGCTTTATTTGATCCAACGATTTCATTGATTGTTGGTATCTCTTATTTTCTTGCCGTTGTATTCGGTGCGAAGTATGTGATTACAGATGATATGACAATAGGACAGTTAACGAGTTTCACGATTTATTTAGGTTTACTCATATGGCCAATGTTAGCTTTTGGTTGGTTATTTAATATTGTTGAACGAGGAAGAGCTTCATATGGACGTGTGTCTTCTATACTAAGTGAACAAATTGAAATTAGTGATTCAGATGCGAAATATAACCAAATGCCAGCAGGAAATATCTCGTATGATATCAATTCGTTTAAATATAGTGAAGATGACAAAAATGTTTTAAAAGATATTCATTTTAGTATAAAGAAAGGACAAACGCTTGGAATTGTTGGGAAAACCGGAAGTGGAAAAACAACGATGTTAAAGTTGTTGATGAGAGAGTTTGATGTAACCAATGGAGAAGTAAGGTTAGACAATCGTTCTGTAAAAGACTACGAATTTGACGCACTTCGAACTGCGATTGGTTATGTTCCACAAGATCATTTTTTATTTTCGGCAACGATTGCAGATAATATTGCGTTTGCTAAACCGACAGCCTCCATTCAAGAGATCATCGATGTAAGTAAGCTTGCTTCTATTCATGATGATATCGTTCGTTTTCCCGATGGTTATGAAACGATTGTAGGAGAACGAGGGGTAACGCTATCAGGTGGTCAAAAACAAAGGATTTCTATAGCGAGGGCATTAATATTGGATCCTGAAATGCTAATATTAGATGATTCACTTTCTGCAGTGGATGCCAAAACAGAAGAGCAAATCCTTCACTCGTTACGCCATGAACGAAAAAATAAGACAACTATAATCACAGCGCATCGTTTAAGTGCTATTAAACATGCAGATTTGATTTTAGTATTAGATAAAGGCAAAATTATGGAACGAGGCAACCATAAAGAGTTAATGGTACAAAACGGTTGGTATCGTA